From one Triticum urartu cultivar G1812 chromosome 3, Tu2.1, whole genome shotgun sequence genomic stretch:
- the LOC125544510 gene encoding alpha/beta hydrolase domain-containing protein 17B-like: MGGVTSTIAARFAFFPPTPPSYTLVADAATGRLLIPEISRPPARRRRRDGGGDSSSGAAAAAEEEDATEVVRLRTRRGNEIVAVYVRHARASATLLYSHGNAADLGQMYGLFVELSRRLRVNIFGYDYAGYGRSTGKPTEYNTYADIEAAYNCLKEKYGVPDEDIILYGQSVGSGPTIDLASRLPNLRAVVLHSPILSGLRVLYPVKKTFWFDIYKNVDKISLVNCPVLVIHGTSDDVVDWSHGKQLWELCKVKHSPLWLSGGGHCNLELYPDYIRHLKKFVSSLGKKSTKPDLKELPATEDTSRKDAESVSSDKPQEAAKCRQISRKSLDSRVGKSKTVDVPEKPRMSSDDVDKFRRRRCLVW; this comes from the exons ATGGGCGGGGTCACGTCCACCATCGCCGCGCGCTTCGCCTTCTTCCCGCCCACGCCGCCCTCCTACACGCTCGTCGCCGACGCGGCCACCGGCCGCCTCCTCATCCCCGAGATCTCCCGGCCCCCCGCGCGCCGCCGGAGGCGGGACGGCGGCGGGGACTCCTCCTCAGGTGCCGCCGCAGcagccgaggaggaggacgccacGGAGGTGGTGCGCCTCCGCACGCGCCGCGGGAACGAGATCGTCGCCGTCTACGTGCGCCACGCGCGGGCCTCCGCCACGCTGCTCTACTCCCACGGCAACGCCGCCGACCTCGGCCAGATGTACGGCCTCTTCGTCGAGCTCAGCCGCCGCCTCCGCGTCAACATTTTCGG GTATGATTATGCTGGTTATGGGAGGTCTACAGGGAAG CCCACTGAGTATAATACATATGCAGACATTGAAGCAGCATATAACTGCCTCAAGGAAAAATATGGTGTGCCAGATGAGGATATAATTTTGTATGGACAATCTGTTGGAAGTGGTCCAACCATTGATCTTGCTTCACGGTTGCCAAATTTGCGAGCTGTGGTTCTTCACAGTCCTATTTTATCTGGACTGAGAGTGCTATATCCAGTCAAAAAAACTTTTTGGTTTGACATTTACAAG AATGTCGACAAAATCAGCCTGGTGAATTGTCCAGTTCTTGTCATTCAT GGCACGTCAGATGATGTTGTTGATTGGTCCCATGGAAAGCAGCTATGGGAGCTTTGCAAGGTGAAACATTCGCCTTTGTGGCTAAGTGGCGGTGGGCACTGCAACCTTGAGCTGTATCCTGACTACATCAGGCACTTGAAGAAGTTTGTGTCGAGCCTTGGCAAAAAATCAACGAAACCTGACTTGAAAGAGTTACCAGCAACAGAAGACACATCTCGCAAAGACGCAGAATCTGTGTCCTCGGACAAACCCCAAGAAGCTGCAAAGTGCCGACAGATCTCGCGGAAGAGCTTAGATAGTAGAGTTGGGAAATCCAAAACGGTGGATGTTCCTGAAAAGCCACGAATGAGCTCAGATGACGTTGACAAGTTTAGGAGGAGAAGATGCTTGGTTTGGTGA